A single region of the Microlunatus panaciterrae genome encodes:
- the lhgO gene encoding L-2-hydroxyglutarate oxidase, which produces MLIFDFCVIGAGIVGLSTALNLLRQRPGASILILEKEPRIAQHQTGHNSGVIHSGIYYTPGSLKADLCRRGAQATKEFCAEHDIPVRTQGKLLVATTEQDLQRLADLEERSKINNIEAERLSAAELQELEPQVAGLGALLVPATGSVDYGRVSEAMRGEIEQAGGLVRLGVQVDGIFESLSEVTISSGDERWTARQLVVCGGLQADRLARLAGLASAARIVPFRGEYFRLPDHRRTIVSHLIYPVPDPALPFLGVHLTPMVDGTVTLGPNAVLGLSREGYRKGALSVADIRDILGFAGFWRVARKHARTGVVEVRNSLFRRGYLAACRRYCPSLELSDLLPYEAGIRAQAVLPDGTLVHDFVFEQTDRMLHVLNAPSPAATSALPIGEMIADRCLALRR; this is translated from the coding sequence GTGTTGATCTTCGACTTCTGTGTCATCGGAGCCGGTATCGTCGGGTTGTCCACGGCGCTCAACCTGCTGCGGCAGCGGCCCGGCGCCAGCATCCTGATCCTGGAGAAGGAGCCGCGGATCGCCCAGCACCAGACCGGGCACAACTCGGGTGTGATCCATTCGGGCATCTACTACACGCCGGGAAGCCTGAAGGCTGACCTGTGCCGCCGGGGGGCTCAGGCCACCAAGGAGTTCTGCGCCGAGCATGACATTCCCGTACGCACGCAGGGCAAGCTGCTCGTTGCCACCACCGAACAGGATCTCCAGCGGCTGGCCGATCTGGAGGAGCGATCCAAGATCAACAACATCGAGGCCGAGCGACTCTCGGCTGCCGAGCTTCAGGAGCTCGAGCCGCAGGTGGCTGGGCTGGGGGCGCTGCTGGTGCCGGCCACCGGCAGCGTGGACTACGGCAGGGTGTCCGAGGCGATGCGGGGCGAGATCGAGCAGGCAGGCGGGCTCGTGCGCCTCGGCGTCCAGGTGGACGGCATCTTCGAGTCGCTGTCCGAGGTCACCATCAGTTCCGGTGATGAGCGGTGGACTGCTCGCCAGCTGGTGGTCTGCGGTGGGCTGCAGGCGGACCGGCTGGCACGGTTGGCCGGGCTGGCGTCGGCGGCCCGGATCGTCCCCTTCCGGGGTGAGTACTTCCGGCTGCCGGATCATCGCCGCACGATCGTCAGCCACCTGATCTATCCGGTACCCGATCCCGCTCTGCCCTTCCTCGGCGTTCACCTGACCCCGATGGTTGACGGTACGGTCACGCTGGGACCGAACGCCGTGCTCGGCCTGTCCCGGGAGGGGTATCGCAAGGGGGCGCTGTCGGTTGCAGACATCCGCGACATCCTCGGTTTCGCCGGCTTCTGGCGGGTGGCCCGCAAGCACGCCCGGACGGGTGTCGTGGAGGTGCGCAACTCGCTGTTCCGGCGTGGGTACCTGGCCGCCTGCCGCCGCTACTGCCCCAGTCTGGAGCTCAGCGACCTGCTCCCGTACGAGGCGGGCATCCGTGCCCAGGCCGTACTGCCGGACGGCACCCTGGTCCACGACTTCGTCTTCGAGCAGACCGACCGGATGCTGCACGTGCTGAACGCGCCCTCGCCCGCGGCCACCTCCGCGCTGCCGATCGGGGAGATGATCGCCGACCGCTGCCTCGCCCTCCGCCGCTGA
- the idi gene encoding isopentenyl-diphosphate Delta-isomerase: MTEVDDPVVLVDPQGEPIGEHPKSTVHHAATPLHLAFSLYLFNASGQLLLTRRALSKATWPGVWTNSCCGHPLPGEEFESAIRRRLGTELGMDVTDLRCALPDFAYTAQDASGIRENEICPVFVGAPVHPNRGPDPNPEEVMDWSWVPWRDAVAAMSATPFAFSPWAVRQVSQLATSSSP; encoded by the coding sequence GTGACGGAGGTGGACGATCCGGTCGTCCTGGTCGATCCCCAGGGCGAGCCGATCGGCGAACACCCGAAGTCCACGGTGCACCATGCCGCGACGCCACTGCACCTGGCCTTCTCCCTCTACCTGTTCAACGCGTCGGGCCAGCTGCTGCTCACTCGACGTGCACTCTCCAAAGCCACCTGGCCCGGCGTCTGGACCAACAGCTGCTGTGGGCATCCGCTGCCGGGTGAGGAGTTCGAGTCGGCTATCCGTCGTCGGCTGGGCACCGAGCTCGGGATGGACGTGACCGACCTCCGCTGCGCGCTGCCGGACTTCGCCTACACGGCTCAAGATGCGAGCGGCATCCGGGAAAATGAGATCTGTCCCGTTTTTGTTGGTGCTCCGGTGCATCCGAACAGGGGTCCGGATCCGAATCCAGAGGAAGTCATGGATTGGAGTTGGGTGCCCTGGCGGGATGCGGTCGCCGCGATGTCGGCGACGCCGTTCGCCTTCAGC